Proteins encoded within one genomic window of Mesobacillus subterraneus:
- a CDS encoding RNA-binding domain-containing protein — translation MKSKSEIMDIISKLDHQVADDFEAQDLDFKQWNNRSREDNVKTMISYAVCMANGGGGSVVFGVADKVQGGGQAIKGVPLDIGIPELQKRIYEKTDPHLTPSFDDIYLNNGSVRILIMNVFPGMPPYTTTDGAATIRQGKDCLPFTGTLRRQMIDTTGQVDFTSEVIYEDWRTLFSHSAMERIREFMSRERADHNLLALSDEDLLKSIGGIKNGYFTNATLLLVGKSDAIERLIPQHKWSFRKMLSDTDYSHRDDGTQAIPVALYELERYISVDNPMVTIESGLVHPEFSTYPTIALREALLNAFGHRDYRMSGTIMLKQFRDRLVLTNPGQFIGGITPYNILHHPPVARNNHLMDLLDRLKLVNRSNLGVSRIFRSLLVEGKEPPIYREVGSNIELTFISSPLNKGFKNLVKQMVDEGNPIDVDHLLILQYLMRHEQIDSAIAAEVSQRGIQQARELLSKMFNDFNLLDSVGRGKGRYYTLSRKAYELLKENMKYERQQSLDKEAVKIRVLSILKERTLTNKEIRQLTGMNSKQVQRLIKELEPDGVEVTGRGAGTKYLYNPSK, via the coding sequence ATGAAGAGTAAGAGTGAGATAATGGACATAATTAGCAAGTTAGACCATCAAGTTGCTGATGATTTTGAAGCACAAGACTTGGATTTCAAACAATGGAACAATAGAAGCAGAGAAGATAATGTTAAAACAATGATTAGTTATGCCGTTTGTATGGCAAATGGCGGTGGGGGAAGTGTTGTTTTTGGTGTGGCTGATAAAGTGCAAGGGGGAGGTCAGGCAATAAAAGGAGTACCACTTGATATAGGAATACCAGAACTGCAAAAAAGAATTTATGAAAAGACGGATCCTCATTTAACTCCTTCATTTGATGATATCTATTTGAATAATGGTTCAGTACGGATTTTGATAATGAATGTATTCCCCGGTATGCCTCCTTATACAACAACGGACGGAGCAGCAACAATAAGGCAGGGAAAAGATTGTCTTCCTTTTACAGGTACATTAAGAAGACAAATGATTGATACAACAGGTCAGGTGGATTTTACATCTGAAGTGATTTACGAGGACTGGAGAACTTTGTTTTCCCATTCGGCAATGGAGCGAATACGTGAATTTATGTCACGTGAGAGAGCTGATCACAATTTGTTAGCTCTTTCTGATGAAGACCTTTTAAAATCAATTGGTGGGATCAAGAATGGATATTTCACAAATGCTACTCTATTGTTAGTGGGTAAATCAGATGCTATTGAAAGGCTAATTCCACAACATAAATGGTCATTTAGAAAAATGCTGAGTGACACAGATTACTCTCATAGAGATGATGGAACTCAGGCTATTCCTGTTGCTCTATATGAATTAGAGAGATATATATCGGTTGATAACCCAATGGTTACAATAGAGTCAGGTCTGGTTCATCCTGAGTTTAGTACGTATCCTACTATTGCCTTAAGAGAAGCGCTGTTAAATGCCTTTGGACATCGAGACTACAGGATGAGCGGAACAATTATGTTAAAGCAATTTAGAGATAGACTAGTTTTGACGAATCCTGGCCAATTCATAGGTGGAATAACCCCTTATAACATATTACATCACCCTCCCGTCGCTAGGAACAATCACCTTATGGATTTACTTGATAGACTCAAACTGGTTAACAGGTCTAATCTAGGCGTATCTAGAATATTTCGCTCGCTGCTAGTAGAAGGCAAAGAGCCCCCAATTTATAGAGAAGTTGGCAGCAATATTGAATTGACCTTTATCTCCTCGCCCTTAAATAAAGGGTTTAAGAACTTAGTGAAGCAAATGGTTGATGAAGGGAATCCGATTGATGTAGATCATTTACTCATTTTGCAATACTTAATGCGTCATGAGCAGATAGATTCAGCGATAGCAGCAGAAGTTTCTCAACGTGGTATACAACAGGCAAGAGAGTTATTAAGTAAAATGTTTAATGATTTTAACTTGTTAGATTCAGTCGGACGTGGTAAAGGAAGGTATTACACTTTATCAAGGAAGGCATATGAATTACTAAAAGAAAATATGAAGTATGAACGTCAGCAAAGTTTAGATAAAGAGGCAGTTAAAATCAGGGTATTGTCAATTTTAAAAGAACGGACTCTGACGAATAAAGAAATAAGGCAGTTAACCGGTATGAATAGCAAGCAAGTACAACGTTTGATAAAGGAACTAGAACCAGATGGTGTAGAGGTAACAGGAAGAGGTGCTGGAACAAAGTATCTATATAATCCATCAAAATAA